One Candidatus Neomarinimicrobiota bacterium DNA window includes the following coding sequences:
- a CDS encoding shikimate dehydrogenase has translation MKFAVIGDPLRQSVSDFMHGWIYEQLGLEAEYKKIKVVHGDLERWVSLPSARKLDGFNVTIPHKEDIIPFLDNVNDRTAPIGAVNCVRRHAGKLTGYNTDWYGFVKSLEAAGVDLAGKKVVVLGSGGAARAITFGLARIGVGLTTIIARDPSRAKTLIKDMGKSTEGMKLVGCAWNESAVKPIEEAYCLVNCTPIGMKPKQNESPLDGDLLESIDVVVDTIFNPLNTRLLSEAIFSDCQTVSGLDMYLYQAMASVDVWFGPQDWSRIKMNEMREAVHNKITGFKRKFE, from the coding sequence GTGAAATTTGCAGTTATAGGTGATCCTCTCAGACAAAGCGTCAGTGATTTTATGCACGGATGGATATATGAACAACTCGGTTTGGAAGCTGAGTATAAAAAGATCAAGGTTGTCCATGGCGATCTGGAACGCTGGGTGAGCCTCCCGTCTGCCAGGAAGTTGGATGGATTTAATGTGACCATCCCCCACAAAGAGGATATCATACCCTTCCTGGATAATGTAAATGATCGAACAGCTCCAATCGGTGCCGTGAATTGCGTGAGACGCCATGCGGGGAAACTCACGGGATATAATACAGACTGGTACGGCTTTGTGAAATCCCTTGAAGCTGCTGGTGTTGACCTGGCTGGAAAAAAAGTAGTCGTTCTGGGGAGTGGTGGCGCTGCACGTGCTATTACCTTTGGTTTAGCCCGCATCGGTGTGGGCTTAACCACCATTATTGCCAGGGATCCATCCAGAGCAAAAACACTGATTAAGGATATGGGCAAATCTACAGAAGGAATGAAATTGGTAGGTTGCGCCTGGAATGAGAGCGCAGTGAAACCCATTGAAGAAGCCTATTGCCTGGTCAATTGTACGCCAATTGGGATGAAACCCAAGCAGAATGAGAGTCCTCTGGATGGAGACCTTCTGGAATCCATTGATGTTGTAGTTGATACCATTTTCAACCCCTTGAATACACGCCTGCTCTCAGAGGCAATATTTTCAGATTGTCAAACCGTATCAGGCTTGGATATGTATCTCTACCAGGCCATGGCCTCAGTAGATGTCTGGTTTGGTCCACAGGATTGGAGCCGGATAAAGATGAATGAGATGAGAGAAGCGGTTCACAACAAGATTACCGGCTTCAAGCGGAAATTTGAATAA
- the aroA gene encoding 3-phosphoshikimate 1-carboxyvinyltransferase — MALLGEIRLPGDKSISHRALMFTALSDGLSRLENLNPGADVATTRRALINCGIHIEEKHGVVHVQGGGLRPFKQPELGLDCGNSGTTARLMMGLLAAHPIHVQFSGDQSLSKRPMDRVFRPLQQMGANISANKRKYFPIMLSGRDLWALDYQLPYASAQVKSAILLAGLHAKGQTTVKSPAFSRDHTEQMLKAMGARIKVKGREVTVSQLTKPLEPIDFVVPGDFSAAAFFIAAALLVPKSDLILRGVGINPTRTAFLTAVKEMGGKITVANKTKQSGEAVADLRIRASKLKGIHIYPEQIPNLIDELPLIALLATQAQGETVVVGAEELRVKESDRIAAIVSNLSAWGAKIFERPDGFHVEGPTPLKGGKVKTYDDHRIAMTLGIAGLISKLPATLDNPDCVDISYPGFFDELRGLLV, encoded by the coding sequence ATGGCTTTGCTTGGAGAAATTAGGCTACCTGGTGACAAATCAATAAGCCATCGGGCACTCATGTTCACAGCACTGAGTGATGGCCTTAGTCGCCTTGAGAACCTGAATCCCGGGGCTGATGTCGCTACCACACGCCGCGCCCTGATAAATTGTGGTATTCATATCGAAGAAAAGCATGGTGTGGTCCATGTCCAGGGGGGTGGACTGCGTCCATTCAAGCAACCTGAACTTGGACTTGATTGTGGTAATTCAGGAACCACAGCCAGATTGATGATGGGTCTCTTAGCCGCACATCCCATCCATGTTCAATTTTCAGGGGATCAATCTCTCAGCAAACGACCCATGGATCGAGTGTTCAGACCGCTCCAGCAAATGGGCGCCAACATATCAGCCAACAAGAGAAAATATTTCCCCATCATGCTCAGTGGACGGGATTTGTGGGCTCTGGATTATCAATTACCATATGCCAGTGCACAGGTCAAATCAGCCATCCTTTTGGCAGGACTGCACGCCAAAGGACAGACCACGGTCAAATCTCCAGCTTTTAGCCGGGATCATACGGAGCAAATGCTGAAGGCCATGGGTGCACGAATCAAAGTCAAGGGCCGGGAAGTGACTGTTTCTCAGCTGACAAAACCCCTTGAGCCCATCGATTTTGTGGTGCCAGGTGACTTTTCTGCTGCTGCCTTTTTTATTGCTGCTGCCCTCCTGGTACCAAAATCAGATCTGATTCTCAGGGGAGTTGGCATCAATCCAACCCGTACGGCCTTTCTTACAGCCGTCAAGGAAATGGGTGGAAAAATCACAGTTGCCAACAAAACGAAGCAAAGCGGCGAGGCTGTAGCAGATTTGCGAATTCGAGCATCAAAATTAAAAGGCATCCACATCTATCCGGAGCAAATCCCCAATCTGATTGATGAATTGCCCCTCATAGCACTTCTGGCGACACAGGCCCAGGGTGAAACTGTGGTGGTGGGGGCAGAAGAATTGCGGGTCAAGGAATCTGATCGAATTGCGGCAATTGTATCCAATTTAAGTGCCTGGGGAGCCAAAATATTTGAACGTCCCGATGGATTTCATGTAGAAGGACCCACACCGCTCAAGGGGGGCAAGGTCAAAACCTATGATGATCATCGGATTGCCATGACGCTGGGTATTGCAGGATTGATCAGCAAGCTTCCGGCCACTCTGGATAACCCAGATTGTGTAGATATTTCGTATCCCGGTTTCTTTGATGAACTACGGGGCTTATTGGTTTAA
- the aroF gene encoding 3-deoxy-7-phosphoheptulonate synthase — protein sequence MIVIMNVNASQEAIDRVQQEIEKLGYVPRPAPGETRTIVGVMGTKPLRGKQHLQALPEVSDVIEISTPYKLASREWQPQDTIVNVGGTVIGGSNVSIIAGPCSIESYEQTKTVGEAVKAAGGHFLRGGAFKPRTSPYSFQGMGVEGLKILKQVGEEVGLPTVTEVTDTENLDVTAQHTDMLQIGTRNMQNFTLIKAAARTGMPIFLKRGMSATVKETILAAEYILNEGNEKLVLCERGIRTFVDHTRNTLDVSAIPAFQRLTHLPVVVDPSHAAGKRSKVLPLSLAGVAAGAQGVMVEVHPNPEVALSDGPQQLVPADFKDLVDRIRLVAEAVGKKLD from the coding sequence ATGATTGTCATAATGAATGTAAATGCTTCCCAGGAAGCTATCGATAGAGTCCAGCAGGAAATTGAAAAATTGGGCTATGTCCCCAGACCCGCACCAGGTGAAACCCGTACGATCGTGGGGGTCATGGGAACCAAACCCTTGCGTGGGAAACAACACCTCCAGGCCTTACCTGAAGTTTCAGATGTGATTGAAATAAGTACGCCCTATAAGTTGGCCTCCCGGGAATGGCAACCACAGGATACCATTGTGAATGTTGGCGGTACGGTTATTGGTGGTTCCAATGTATCAATCATTGCTGGTCCATGCTCCATCGAGTCCTATGAGCAAACCAAAACAGTGGGTGAGGCTGTGAAAGCAGCCGGCGGTCATTTCCTCAGGGGGGGCGCATTCAAACCGAGAACCTCTCCATATTCTTTCCAGGGTATGGGTGTTGAAGGGCTCAAAATTCTGAAGCAGGTCGGAGAAGAAGTGGGACTGCCTACCGTCACCGAGGTGACAGACACTGAAAATCTTGATGTGACTGCTCAGCATACCGACATGCTCCAGATCGGAACCCGCAATATGCAGAACTTTACCCTCATTAAAGCAGCGGCTCGAACAGGGATGCCCATCTTTTTGAAGCGTGGAATGTCAGCGACGGTGAAAGAAACCATTCTGGCTGCTGAATACATTTTAAATGAAGGAAATGAAAAGCTGGTGTTGTGTGAACGAGGTATCCGGACCTTCGTGGATCACACCAGAAATACTCTGGATGTGAGCGCCATTCCGGCCTTTCAACGTCTGACCCATCTTCCAGTGGTGGTTGATCCCAGTCATGCCGCAGGAAAACGATCAAAGGTACTACCCCTATCTTTAGCTGGAGTAGCTGCAGGAGCCCAGGGCGTCATGGTTGAAGTTCATCCCAACCCTGAAGTTGCTCTCAGCGATGGACCCCAGCAATTGGTCCCGGCTGATTTCAAAGATCTGGTAGATCGAATCAGACTGGTTGCTGAAGCAGTTGGAAAAAAACTGGACTGA
- a CDS encoding prephenate dehydratase, whose translation MLTDFSRSVHAVKARVYRPDSPPEVIGYQGIPGSFSEEAARNYIQEENLGDIETKACLTSRNVMESLYTYEIDRGIIAMENARGGVVHESIHALAKARCKVRSMFHIQVNQCLITKRGVDQKEITEVRSHPQALKQCSRFLKENFAKVPHIEAEDTAEAARKLHMGEYSDTTAVIAPARAAELYELSVNQFGIQDLKDNKTLFLVVERTGTSI comes from the coding sequence ATGCTCACCGATTTCTCAAGATCAGTTCATGCGGTTAAGGCACGGGTATATCGTCCAGACTCTCCACCTGAGGTAATTGGTTATCAAGGTATTCCCGGCAGTTTTTCTGAGGAAGCCGCCCGTAATTATATACAGGAGGAAAACCTGGGCGACATCGAAACCAAGGCTTGCCTCACAAGTCGTAATGTCATGGAAAGCCTGTATACATATGAAATAGACCGTGGAATAATTGCCATGGAAAATGCGAGAGGAGGTGTGGTTCATGAGAGTATTCATGCGTTGGCGAAAGCTCGATGCAAGGTACGCTCCATGTTTCACATCCAGGTAAACCAATGTCTTATTACCAAGCGGGGTGTTGACCAGAAAGAGATCACAGAAGTGCGATCACATCCACAGGCACTCAAGCAATGTTCACGGTTTTTGAAGGAGAATTTTGCAAAGGTTCCTCATATCGAAGCAGAGGATACTGCTGAAGCCGCCAGAAAGCTGCATATGGGAGAATATTCAGATACCACTGCCGTTATTGCCCCTGCCCGGGCGGCTGAGTTATATGAGTTGAGTGTGAACCAATTCGGGATTCAAGACCTGAAAGATAATAAGACGCTGTTTCTGGTTGTAGAACGAACAGGAACATCGATTTAA
- a CDS encoding T9SS type A sorting domain-containing protein — MTLRMLFVETILLAVLVPDNPGFAQEVVLDFDGNQYQSIVIGTQVWLQENLKSLHYSDGSEIPEVVAYNNSETNANIYGRLYTWDAAMGGSPVEEAQGICPEGWHIPSDAEWGVLENYLGGAAVAGGKLKQAGMDNWSRFNTGADNASGFTALPGGEYDAHDSPHQFRLIHDYAVFWTSTETSVERATERYLAYNSAASSSLDWYKIMKYSVRAIKDASASTLGENQVHNPNAPTLFANTPNPFNPSTTIHFEVGLNHKVLIRVYDIRGKLVRSLFENQIQAGAHNISWNGLDESGQALESGIYMIVLRADDQLRSQKVSLIR; from the coding sequence ATGACACTCAGAATGTTGTTCGTGGAGACAATCTTATTGGCAGTTCTTGTGCCAGACAATCCTGGCTTTGCTCAAGAGGTGGTTCTGGACTTCGATGGGAATCAATACCAGAGCATCGTGATCGGTACTCAGGTATGGCTTCAAGAGAATTTAAAGTCACTTCACTATAGTGATGGGAGTGAAATACCTGAAGTAGTAGCCTACAACAACAGTGAGACCAATGCAAATATCTATGGGAGACTCTACACCTGGGATGCTGCCATGGGTGGCTCCCCAGTAGAAGAAGCCCAAGGTATTTGTCCTGAGGGTTGGCATATACCCAGTGACGCTGAGTGGGGAGTTCTCGAAAATTACCTGGGCGGAGCAGCCGTAGCTGGAGGAAAACTTAAACAAGCCGGTATGGACAACTGGAGTCGTTTCAACACAGGCGCTGACAATGCCAGTGGATTCACTGCACTCCCTGGGGGAGAATACGATGCACATGATAGTCCTCACCAATTCAGGCTAATTCATGACTATGCAGTTTTTTGGACATCTACAGAGACGAGTGTAGAGAGGGCAACGGAGAGATATCTTGCTTATAACAGTGCCGCAAGCAGCAGCCTGGATTGGTACAAAATTATGAAATACTCAGTCAGGGCGATAAAGGATGCGAGCGCAAGCACTTTAGGCGAAAATCAAGTTCACAATCCCAACGCCCCTACACTTTTCGCCAATACACCCAATCCATTTAACCCTTCAACAACCATCCATTTCGAAGTGGGATTGAATCATAAAGTGTTGATAAGGGTCTATGACATCAGAGGAAAGCTGGTGCGATCCCTTTTCGAAAATCAGATTCAGGCTGGTGCTCACAATATTTCATGGAACGGGCTGGATGAGTCAGGGCAGGCCTTGGAGTCAGGAATCTATATGATTGTTCTCAGGGCTGATGATCAGTTGCGAAGCCAAAAGGTGTCCCTCATTCGCTAG
- the amrB gene encoding AmmeMemoRadiSam system protein B, with amino-acid sequence MRKSIRSAQVAGMFYPANPDELRGQISGFIHEKPNETTGVPKALIVPHAGTVYSGSIAAVAYRTLLQYRHVIRKVILLGPAHRVYLHGLALPGVEQFQTPLGNINLDTKTIQKLVDNFHQITFSDAAHAEEHSLEVQLPFLQEVLASFRLIPFVVGDATQQEVADVIEHLWGGDECLIIISTDLSHFHNYEEAVKIDEASAELIESFQGDRLGDNSACGRIPLRGLLHLAQQKGMSIKRLDLRNSGDTSGRRDQVVGYGAWGLFEL; translated from the coding sequence ATGAGAAAATCCATACGATCAGCCCAAGTTGCGGGAATGTTTTATCCTGCTAACCCCGACGAATTAAGGGGTCAAATCTCAGGCTTCATCCATGAAAAACCAAACGAAACGACAGGGGTTCCCAAGGCGCTCATTGTTCCTCATGCTGGTACTGTCTATTCAGGTTCAATTGCTGCGGTTGCATATCGTACACTACTCCAATACAGACATGTCATCCGCAAAGTGATACTTCTTGGACCGGCCCACCGAGTTTATCTACATGGATTAGCACTTCCAGGCGTAGAGCAGTTCCAAACGCCCCTGGGCAACATCAACCTGGATACGAAAACCATTCAGAAACTGGTCGATAATTTCCATCAAATCACTTTTTCCGATGCGGCTCATGCTGAAGAGCACTCCCTTGAAGTCCAGCTTCCCTTCCTACAGGAAGTTCTGGCCAGTTTTCGGCTAATACCATTTGTAGTTGGAGATGCCACACAACAGGAGGTCGCTGATGTGATCGAACATCTCTGGGGTGGTGATGAGTGTCTCATTATCATTTCCACCGATTTGAGTCATTTTCACAACTACGAGGAAGCGGTCAAAATTGACGAGGCCAGCGCTGAGCTGATTGAATCATTTCAGGGAGATCGGCTGGGAGACAATTCTGCCTGTGGTCGCATCCCCCTGCGTGGCTTGCTCCATCTGGCTCAGCAGAAGGGAATGTCCATTAAACGTCTTGATCTTCGAAACTCCGGTGATACATCTGGTCGCAGAGACCAGGTTGTGGGATATGGTGCCTGGGGACTATTTGAGCTTTAA
- a CDS encoding cellulase family glycosylhydrolase codes for MKHFQMILILLLLTAHSLTAQPTTPFEKGVNLSNWFQESSIQEVQFSRYTYDDFVDIQSLGVDVIRLPVNFHGMSSGDPDYIVDPILLDFLDQIIDWTEVLGLHLILDNHSFDSGGATTPAINQPLSLIWPQLAAHFLDRDSTLYFEIKNEPWGITDFIWDTIQQNIVNIIRQTDSSRTLIVGPSSWNSYNNLDEMMNYSDDNLIYTFHFYDPFIFTHQGASWTDPSMEPLTGVPFPYGASAMPACPSSLVGTWIQSNMASYSTVGTVAHMRSLIDIAVAFSTSRDVPIYCGEFGVLNHNSDPDQRVEWYRAVTHYLDSLNIGWTMWDYHGGFGLFERYSSGLFDHDLNIPLLEAMGFNTPPQTDFVTRADSVGFYIYDDFIGQKILSDFNTEGIVTLYTSDDPKVGSYHLSWSLATQYERIGFNFLPDRDLSRLLDEDYILTFWAKGLGSAVEFDVRFLDSKTDVPGDHPWRMTKTISTTDLDWDGHWQYVQTPLSSMIETGSWDEAWHEPVGLFDWSDIDVLEFVAEYSDFGASELSLDEIRIVNQTTAGLIGSNKYPSSFSLSQNFPNPFNPSTTIKYSLTESAFTRLNIYDLSGRVVETLVSEKTETGTYSVKWDVSGSFVEAGIYFAKIENGVDSEVIKMLLLK; via the coding sequence ATGAAACACTTTCAAATGATATTGATCCTCCTGCTCCTGACAGCCCACTCCCTTACAGCTCAACCTACCACCCCTTTTGAGAAAGGTGTTAATCTAAGCAACTGGTTTCAGGAGAGCTCAATTCAGGAAGTCCAATTTTCACGATATACCTATGATGATTTTGTGGATATTCAAAGCCTTGGTGTAGATGTGATTCGCCTCCCGGTCAATTTTCATGGGATGAGTAGTGGGGACCCAGATTATATCGTTGATCCCATCCTGCTTGATTTTTTGGATCAAATCATTGATTGGACGGAGGTTTTAGGTCTGCATCTCATTCTGGATAATCATAGTTTTGATTCAGGTGGCGCCACAACACCCGCCATTAATCAACCTTTATCATTGATCTGGCCACAACTCGCAGCACATTTCCTGGATAGGGACTCGACCCTTTATTTCGAGATCAAAAATGAGCCCTGGGGCATTACGGATTTTATCTGGGATACCATTCAGCAAAATATTGTGAACATCATTCGACAAACTGACTCAAGCCGTACACTTATCGTAGGGCCCTCTAGCTGGAACAGCTACAATAATCTGGACGAAATGATGAACTATAGTGATGACAATCTCATCTATACCTTTCATTTTTACGATCCCTTTATTTTTACTCACCAAGGGGCTAGTTGGACAGATCCATCCATGGAGCCGCTCACTGGAGTACCCTTCCCCTATGGGGCCTCAGCCATGCCTGCCTGCCCATCATCACTGGTGGGAACCTGGATTCAGAGCAATATGGCGAGTTACTCCACAGTGGGTACAGTTGCACACATGAGAAGCCTTATTGATATTGCCGTTGCGTTTAGCACATCCAGGGATGTCCCAATTTATTGTGGTGAATTTGGAGTTCTCAATCACAACTCTGACCCGGATCAACGGGTTGAATGGTATAGAGCAGTGACTCATTATCTGGACTCACTGAATATTGGCTGGACCATGTGGGATTACCATGGAGGCTTTGGGCTGTTTGAGAGATACAGTAGCGGATTATTCGATCATGATTTGAACATACCGCTCCTGGAGGCCATGGGATTCAATACACCGCCCCAGACAGATTTCGTTACTCGGGCTGACTCTGTGGGGTTTTATATTTATGATGATTTTATTGGTCAGAAGATTCTCTCAGATTTTAACACTGAGGGCATTGTTACCCTATACACTTCCGATGATCCGAAAGTGGGTAGTTATCATCTTAGCTGGTCTCTGGCAACGCAATACGAAAGAATCGGCTTCAATTTTCTACCAGACCGGGATCTTTCCAGATTATTGGATGAAGACTATATCCTCACTTTCTGGGCAAAGGGACTTGGATCTGCAGTTGAATTTGATGTTCGTTTTCTCGATTCTAAAACTGATGTTCCAGGAGATCACCCCTGGCGTATGACCAAAACCATATCAACCACAGATCTTGATTGGGACGGCCATTGGCAGTATGTCCAGACTCCCCTTTCCAGTATGATTGAAACTGGATCCTGGGATGAAGCCTGGCATGAGCCTGTTGGTCTTTTTGATTGGTCAGATATTGATGTCCTGGAATTTGTGGCAGAGTATAGTGATTTCGGGGCCAGTGAATTGTCTTTAGATGAAATTCGTATCGTGAATCAGACCACTGCGGGATTGATTGGAAGCAATAAGTATCCTTCATCATTCAGTTTATCGCAAAACTTTCCGAATCCCTTTAATCCGAGCACGACTATCAAATATTCCCTTACTGAAAGTGCATTCACACGACTAAATATCTATGATCTGAGTGGACGAGTGGTAGAGACTCTGGTTTCAGAGAAAACAGAAACTGGTACTTACTCAGTCAAATGGGATGTGAGTGGGAGCTTTGTGGAAGCAGGTATCTACTTCGCAAAAATTGAAAATGGCGTTGATAGCGAAGTTATAAAAATGCTCCTGTTAAAATAA
- the amrA gene encoding AmmeMemoRadiSam system protein A, which translates to MTEILFTKSEQLQLLALARDSIQHGLDHGKSIPVDVASFSLALQEPGAAFVTLEKQGQLRGCIGSVEAYRPLVEDVAEHAWNAAFQDHRFRPLTSTEFLHLHISVLTQPEAMIIDSEEDLKHQLVPGKDGLIIRDGHHRGLFLPAVWDKLPDVDSFLSHLKQKAGLPRDYWSDSISCQKFHSFEFSEEDE; encoded by the coding sequence ATGACCGAAATCCTTTTTACAAAATCTGAGCAACTCCAGCTTTTAGCACTTGCCAGAGATTCCATACAGCACGGTTTGGATCATGGAAAATCGATACCAGTAGATGTTGCATCATTCTCACTTGCCCTGCAAGAACCGGGGGCTGCCTTTGTTACTCTCGAAAAGCAGGGTCAATTGCGTGGTTGTATAGGCAGTGTGGAGGCATATCGGCCTCTGGTGGAAGATGTCGCCGAACATGCCTGGAACGCTGCTTTTCAGGATCACAGGTTTAGACCGCTTACCTCAACAGAATTTCTACACCTGCATATTTCCGTGCTAACTCAACCTGAAGCAATGATTATCGACTCTGAGGAAGATCTGAAACATCAGCTTGTACCTGGCAAAGATGGCCTAATCATTAGAGATGGGCATCACCGTGGTTTATTTCTACCAGCAGTTTGGGATAAACTTCCAGATGTAGATTCATTTCTGTCACATCTCAAGCAGAAGGCGGGTCTCCCCAGGGATTATTGGTCAGATTCAATATCTTGCCAGAAATTCCATAGTTTTGAGTTTAGTGAAGAGGATGAATAG
- the amrS gene encoding AmmeMemoRadiSam system radical SAM enzyme, which translates to MNIQHPQFSTRQADGRLQCTLCPRFCKLSDDQRGLCFVRKRQGNRIELTTYGRSSGFVIDPIEKKPLNHFYPGSSVLSFGTAGCNLSCKFCQNWDMSKSREMDILQSPATPEAIAQAALDHNCHSVAFTYNDPVIFYEYAVDTAIACHERGVKTVAVTAGYINETAREGFFQHLDAVNVDLKGFSESFYHELCSGSLQPVLDTLEYLVQQTSVWTEITTLLIPGENDSEIELAAMTRWIADHLGPDVPLHFSAFHPDYKLMNHPPTTHQSLLKAKRIAQGNGLNYVYLGNAHDPENASTSCSSCSNNLIGRTAYTITAWHLDAKGRCDSCRQSLPGILESTHGTWGNRYERIRI; encoded by the coding sequence ATGAATATCCAACACCCCCAGTTTAGTACCAGGCAAGCCGATGGGCGCCTTCAATGCACGCTGTGCCCCAGATTCTGCAAGCTATCCGATGACCAGCGAGGGTTGTGCTTTGTCCGAAAACGTCAGGGCAACCGGATTGAATTAACCACTTATGGTCGCTCCAGCGGTTTCGTCATTGATCCCATTGAGAAAAAGCCACTCAATCATTTTTACCCTGGTAGTTCAGTCCTCTCCTTTGGAACGGCAGGCTGTAATCTGAGTTGCAAGTTTTGTCAAAACTGGGATATGAGTAAATCTCGAGAAATGGATATTCTCCAGTCACCTGCCACCCCTGAAGCCATCGCTCAGGCAGCTCTAGACCACAATTGTCATAGTGTGGCTTTCACCTATAATGATCCAGTCATTTTTTATGAATACGCTGTGGATACAGCAATAGCCTGTCATGAGAGAGGTGTCAAGACAGTCGCTGTAACTGCCGGCTATATCAATGAAACCGCTCGTGAAGGGTTTTTTCAACATTTGGATGCTGTGAATGTGGACCTTAAGGGTTTTAGTGAATCATTCTATCATGAGCTTTGCTCCGGTTCTTTGCAACCAGTCCTTGATACCCTTGAATATCTTGTTCAACAGACTTCAGTATGGACTGAAATCACCACATTACTCATTCCCGGTGAAAATGATTCAGAAATAGAGTTGGCTGCCATGACGCGCTGGATAGCTGATCACCTTGGTCCTGACGTCCCGCTGCATTTTTCAGCTTTTCATCCTGATTACAAATTGATGAATCATCCACCTACGACTCACCAATCTCTGCTCAAAGCCAAACGAATCGCTCAGGGGAATGGTCTCAATTATGTTTATCTGGGGAATGCCCATGATCCTGAAAATGCATCTACCTCCTGCTCATCCTGTAGCAACAACTTAATTGGTCGTACGGCCTACACGATTACGGCGTGGCACCTTGATGCAAAGGGGCGTTGTGATTCATGCAGGCAAAGCCTGCCTGGTATTCTTGAGTCAACCCATGGAACCTGGGGGAATCGCTATGAGCGGATACGGATATAG
- a CDS encoding zinc-binding dehydrogenase — translation MKAYVLNKVGSANVLKISTVASRTPRVLEVQVQIETIGLNYAEIQSRKGLYGWAPKRPYIPGMEAYGKITALGEGVSHLQVGTPVIVVGQFGCYAEEVVVSVNQILPAFENFSPIENAAFAVQFMTAWVALFEICRIRATDRVLIQAAAGGVGTAAVQLAKALGCEVFGTASKDSKLDLMRKLGVDHPINYHTDDFAAFIRDKTGGQGVDVILEVVGGEVFRKSMDVLNPFGRLVVIGFASLNLNKLNPFSWWKTWQDIPRVKIDAMATASQVVGASHLGYLLNDTERMMKIWTALSLFTLQHGLKPVVGHEFKFEEMADAHRLMESRNSHGKIVVHI, via the coding sequence ATGAAAGCTTATGTCCTCAATAAAGTTGGTAGTGCTAACGTTCTAAAAATTTCAACTGTGGCTTCAAGGACACCTCGTGTACTTGAAGTTCAGGTGCAGATTGAAACCATTGGTTTGAATTATGCCGAGATCCAGAGTCGCAAGGGACTCTACGGTTGGGCTCCCAAGCGTCCCTACATTCCTGGTATGGAAGCCTATGGCAAAATTACAGCCCTGGGAGAAGGCGTATCCCATCTTCAGGTTGGAACCCCTGTCATCGTCGTTGGACAATTTGGGTGCTATGCCGAGGAGGTGGTGGTTTCTGTTAACCAAATACTACCAGCTTTTGAAAATTTCAGTCCTATAGAAAATGCAGCCTTTGCTGTTCAATTTATGACGGCCTGGGTGGCACTGTTCGAAATCTGCAGGATAAGAGCGACTGATCGTGTATTAATTCAAGCTGCTGCAGGTGGGGTTGGTACAGCGGCTGTGCAATTGGCAAAAGCGCTGGGTTGTGAAGTTTTTGGCACTGCCAGCAAGGATAGTAAGCTGGATCTGATGCGCAAGCTGGGTGTAGACCACCCTATTAATTACCACACTGATGATTTTGCCGCGTTCATTCGTGACAAAACCGGTGGCCAGGGTGTGGATGTCATTCTCGAAGTTGTGGGGGGTGAGGTATTCCGTAAAAGCATGGATGTGCTAAATCCATTCGGTAGACTCGTGGTAATTGGATTCGCCAGTTTGAATCTAAATAAATTGAATCCCTTTTCCTGGTGGAAAACCTGGCAGGACATTCCACGTGTAAAAATTGATGCCATGGCCACAGCATCCCAGGTGGTGGGAGCCAGTCATCTTGGCTATCTCCTGAATGACACTGAACGTATGATGAAAATCTGGACCGCTCTGAGCTTATTTACGCTTCAGCATGGACTCAAACCCGTTGTAGGACACGAATTCAAGTTTGAAGAGATGGCTGATGCCCACAGACTGATGGAATCTCGCAATAGCCATGGGAAAATTGTGGTACACATATAA